The sequence AAAGAAAAAGAACAGCTGGAACATTTACTTGGTGCTATTAAAGACCGCCTGAATGAATTGAAATTGCAATTGGCGGGTATGAAGGAAAGGTTACAGGTTGAATTCAGGATTAACCTGGATGATATCCTTGACCAGCCAAGGTTATCTGAAACCCCGGTGGAAGAGCTGCAGGAGAAATCCGAAAAAATGAAAAAACGCCTGGAAAACCTGGGTGAAGTTAACCCTACAGCTATTGAAGCCTTTACCGAGATGAAAAAACGTTATGAATTCATCCTCGAACAAAAGAATGACCTGGTAACTGCGAAAGATAGTTTATTGCAAACCATTGCTGAAGTGGAAAGCACAGCCAACCAGAAATTCCTGGATACCTTTAACCAGGTTAAAGAGAATTTCATCAAAGTATTTAAAGCCTTGTTCACTGAAGAAGACCAATGTGACCTGATCCTTGAGAATCCAGAAAACCTCGCTGAAACAGGGATCGACATCATTGCAAAACCAAAAGGGAAAAGACCTTCATCCATAACTCAGTTAAGTGGTGGGGAAAAAACCCTTACGGCAACGGCATTATTATTTGCCATATACCTGATCAAGCCTGCTCCATTTTGTATCCTGGATGAGGTTGATGCGCCATTGGATGATGCCAATGTGGGCAAATTCACCAATATGATCCGCCGCTTTAGTGAGGAAAGCCAGTTTATTATTGTCACCCACAACAAAATGACCATGGGTTCTGTGGATGCCATTTATGGAGTCACCATGCAGGAACCGGGGGTCAGTAAACTGGTGCCAGTGGATTTTAGGAGTTTAAATTAAACATAACGTCAATCTTATAAAAAAGCACTGCCAATTGGCGGTGCTTTTAAATTTATCGTTCATTTTTTTATGTTATGAGAACAATTATTTTGCTGGTTGCTTCGAACATTTTTATGACGTTTGCCTGGTACGGTCACCTAAAGCAAACAGGTGTTCCTTTATGGAAAGCCATCTTAGCCAGTTGGGCCATAGCCTTTTTTGAATATTGCCTCATGGTTCCTGCTAACCGTTATGGTTTTGCAAGTGGGTTTTCAGGTTTCCAGCTTAAGATAACACAGGAGGTCATCACATTGGTGGTATTTGCCGTTTTTGCAGTGCTTTACCTAAAGGAACCACTCAGATGGAATTACCTTGTTTCCTTTAGCTTGTTGTTAGCTGCAGTTTATTTCATGTTCAAAAAATAATTCAAAGGTAGAGGTAATACGGTTGCAACAGCTGCACAAACCTTTGGGAATAGTGACTGCCAGACCTTATGATAATATTTTCTGTTTCTGGTTGGACCTGATTGGTTGAAAACATAAGCATTACCCTGAAAGGCTGGTGTTCAGGTGTTTGTTGAACAGTCGCTTTATAAATCAGCTTAAAGCCGGCATTAGCAGCAATATTTAAGGCTTCATCGTTACGGTTTGCTGGTAAAAGTATTGCCCAATATCCTGCGATTGAGAGGTATTTCATTGCATAATCAAACAATTGTGGGAGGGGTAGTAAAGATTCATGCTTGGCCAATCGTTTCCCTGCTTCCTGTGCGGGCAGGTCGTTAACAAAAAAAGGCGGATTCGATAGGATTAGCGCATATTTTTCTTTTGGAACAAAATTAAGGATATGACCATGGTATGCGCGGATCCGGTCAGGCCATGGACTTATCGCAATATTTCTGGTTGCTGATTCAACAGCTAATTCATCGACATCTACTGTTTCAATATAATTGGGAAATTGCTGTGCCAGCATCAAACTCAAAAGGCCTGTTCCTGTTCCAATATCCAAAATAGGTGATCCGTTTAACTGAACTGACTTAATCTTATTACTTATCCAGGCTCCAAACAAGCAGGCATCTGTACAAACCTTCATGGCCACTTTATCCTGGTATACAGTGAACTGTTTAAATTGGAAATAGTTTCTCGACATGCTTTAACTTAATGATTCTCATATCACCAGCCTGCCTTGGCGGTTGGAGTGGCATCATCCGCAGCAAAATCACCTGCGCGATATTTATAATAGGCGGTTATTGCAATCATTGCAGCATTATCCGTGCAAAATTCAATTGATGGAAAATAAGTATTCCATTGGTACTTCTTCCCGGCTTCGGTAAAAGCTTTTCGCAGACCACTGTTTGCAGATACACCCCCGGCCAGGCAGATTTCATGGATACCTGTTTCTATAGCAGCTTTTTTGAGTTTATTCAATAAAATAGTGATAATCCTGTGTTGTATCGATGCGCAAATATCGTTCAAACGTTCTTCGATAAAATGCGGATTTGCTTTCATTTGCTCCTGTAAAAAGTATAGGATAGCCGTCTTTAATCCGCTGAAACTAAAATCAAGTGCAGGTATTTTAGGTTCCGGAAAAATAAAGGCTTTTGGATTTCCCAGGTTTGCATATCGATCAATCAATGGTCCGCCAGGGTAGGGTAGCCCAAGAATCTTTGCCGATTTATCAAATGCTTCACCAGCAGCATCATCAATCGTTTCTCCAATCACTGTTAGCTTCACAGGCGATTCACATAATACAATCTGGGTATGGCCGCCACTAACCGTTAAACATAAAAAGGGAAATTTGGGCGAAGGTTCTTCAATCAGGTTCGCCAGCACGTGGGCTTGCATATGGTGGACGGTAATTAATGGTTTTCCCAGCGCCAGGGCAACCGACCTTGCAAACTGGGCACCAACAAGTAATGCGCCAATAAGCCCCGGTGCCTGTGTAAATGCAATGGCATCCAAATCCTTTAATACAACTCCCGCTTCCACCAAACATTGGTCAACCACAGGAACGATATGCTGCATATGTGCACGACTGGCCAGTTCAGGCACTACACCCCCATATTTTTCATGTACTTTTTGGGTGGCAATAA comes from Flavihumibacter fluvii and encodes:
- the tsaD gene encoding tRNA (adenosine(37)-N6)-threonylcarbamoyltransferase complex transferase subunit TsaD, whose translation is MGITILAIESSCDETAASICRDGKILSNIIATQKVHEKYGGVVPELASRAHMQHIVPVVDQCLVEAGVVLKDLDAIAFTQAPGLIGALLVGAQFARSVALALGKPLITVHHMQAHVLANLIEEPSPKFPFLCLTVSGGHTQIVLCESPVKLTVIGETIDDAAGEAFDKSAKILGLPYPGGPLIDRYANLGNPKAFIFPEPKIPALDFSFSGLKTAILYFLQEQMKANPHFIEERLNDICASIQHRIITILLNKLKKAAIETGIHEICLAGGVSANSGLRKAFTEAGKKYQWNTYFPSIEFCTDNAAMIAITAYYKYRAGDFAADDATPTAKAGW
- a CDS encoding tRNA1(Val) (adenine(37)-N6)-methyltransferase, with translation MSRNYFQFKQFTVYQDKVAMKVCTDACLFGAWISNKIKSVQLNGSPILDIGTGTGLLSLMLAQQFPNYIETVDVDELAVESATRNIAISPWPDRIRAYHGHILNFVPKEKYALILSNPPFFVNDLPAQEAGKRLAKHESLLPLPQLFDYAMKYLSIAGYWAILLPANRNDEALNIAANAGFKLIYKATVQQTPEHQPFRVMLMFSTNQVQPETENIIIRSGSHYSQRFVQLLQPYYLYL
- a CDS encoding DMT family protein, with product MRTIILLVASNIFMTFAWYGHLKQTGVPLWKAILASWAIAFFEYCLMVPANRYGFASGFSGFQLKITQEVITLVVFAVFAVLYLKEPLRWNYLVSFSLLLAAVYFMFKK